The Motilibacter peucedani DNA window GCGACGCCCTTCGTCACGCCGCTGTCGGACTTCTACCGCGTCGACACGGCGCTGGTCGTGCCGCGCGTGCGCGCCGAGGACTGGACCCTGCGCATCACCGGCGAGGTCGCGCGCCCGCTGACCCTCACGTTCGACCAGCTGCTCGCCCGGCCGATGGTCGAGCGGTGGGTGACCCTGACCTGCGTCTCGAACGAGGTGGGCGGCGACCTCGCCGGCACCGCCCGCTGGCTCGGGGCGCCGCTCGCCGACCTGCTGCGGGAGGCCGGCCCGCTGGACGGCGCCGACATGGTGCTGAGCCGCTCGAAGGACGGCATGACGATCGGGACGCCGCTCGCCGCCCTGCTCGACGGGCGCGACGCCCTGCTGGCCGTCGGCATGGACGGCGCGCCGCTGCCGCTGGAGCGCGGGTTCCCTGTGCGCATGGTCGTGCCGGGGCTCTACGGATACGTGTCGGCGACCAAGTGGGTCGTCGAGCTGGAGGTGACCCGCTTCTCCGACGCCACCGCCTACTGGTCGAGCCGCGGCTGGTCGGAGCAGGCGCCGGTCAAGACGGCGTCCCGCATCGACGTCCCGCGCAGCCGGGCGAGCGCCGGCCGGGTGCAGGTCGGCGGCGTCGCGTGGGCCCAGCACCGGGGCGTCTCGAAGGTCGAGGTCCGCGTCGACGGCGGCGACTGGGCGCAGGCCGAGCTGCTCCCCGTGCCGAGCGCCGACACCTGGCGCCAGTGGCGCTGGGAGTGGGACGCGACCGAGGGCGAGCACGAGCTGGAGGTGCGCGCCACGGACGGTACGGGTGCGGTGCAGACCGCGCGCCGCGCGGCTCCGGCCCCGGACGGCGCCACGGGCTACGACTCCCGGACGGTGCGGGTGTCCGGGGCGCGGACCTAGCGCAGCGGCTTGGCCATCCAGCGGTGCGGGATGCCGGCGTCGTCGAACTCGTCGCCGAACGCGGCGTAGCCCAGCCGCTCGTAGAACGGCATGGCCTGCACCTGCGCGCCGAGCACGCAGCGCTCGAGCCCGAGCCGGCGCCCCTGGTCCTCGACCACGGCGACGAGCTGGCGGCCCAGGCCGGTGCCGCGCGCCGGCTTGCGCACGGCCAGCCGGCCCAGGTGCGCGACGCCACCGTCCTCGGCGACCAGGCGCACGGTGCCCATCGGCTCGTCGCCGAGGAAGGCCACCCAGTGGGTCGCGACCGCGTCGAGGTCGTCGCGCTCGAGCTCGACGGGCACCTGCTGCTCCTCGACGAACACCTCGAACCGGATGCCCCACGCGAGCGCGAACCCGTCGTCGCCGTGGACCTGCTCGATGCGTACGCCTGCCGCCTGCATGCGCACCATCCTCGCCGACGCGCCGACGGCGTCCCGCTCACCCCATGGTCTTCTGCCCGTCGATCGTCTCGCGCAGGATGTCGGCGTGACCGGCGTGCTGCGCGGTCTCGGCGGCGATGTGGAGCAGTGCCCGCCGGGCCGACCAGCGGGCGCCCGGCGCGAACCACGGCGCCTCGGGCAGCGGGTGCGAGGCGTCCAGGTCGGGCAGCGTGGCGACGAGGTCGTCGGTGTGTGCCGCGACGGCGTCGTAGTCGGCGAGCAGCGCCTCCATCGTGTCGTCCTCGGTCAGCGCGAAGCCGCGGGCCCACTCGTCCTCCCCCGCCGTCGTCAGCGCGCCGGCCCCGCCCTCGAGGAACGCGACCCACTGGCGCTCCACCGCCGTCACGTGCTTGACCACCCCGCCGGGGCACAGCTCGCTCGCCGTGGGGCGCAGCCGCACCTGGGTCTCGTCGAGCCCGCGCACGGTGTAGCGGAGGAACCCGCGCGCCGTGCGCAGCAGCTCCAGCAGGTCGGCCCGCTCCTGCGGGAGCGCTGCTGCGGCGACGCTGACCTGCTGGGTGGTCGTGGTGCTCATGGCGGTGCCTCCTCGTGGTTGCCGGGCGACCGTCGCCCTGCACTCACCACGCTAGGAACCCCAACGGCCACCTTCTGACCGCAATCGCGGCAGACTTGCCGACATGGGCGCTACCGGCACACGGATGCTGCAGCTGATGTCGCTGCTGCAGAGCTCGCGCTACTGGGCGGGCGCCGAGCTCGCCTCCCGGCTGGAGGTGTCGCCCCGTACCCTGCGCCGCGACGTCGAGCGCCTGCGCGAGCTCGGCTACCCCGTCGAGGCCCGCCGCGGGGTCGACGGGGGCTACCAGCTGGCCCCCGGGGCGTCGCTCCCGCCGCTGGTGCTCGACGACGAGGAGGCCGTCGCCCTCGCCCTCGGTCTCCAGGCCGCTGCCCAGTCGGCCGTCGAGGGCATGGCCGAGTCGTCGGTGCGGGCTCTCGCGAAGGTCGTCGGGGTGATGCCCCGGCGGCTGCGGCGACGCGTCGAGGCGCTGACTGCGGCGACCGAGACGTCCTCGTGGCAGGGCGTCGGCCCGGCGGTCGACCCAGCGACCCTGACGACGCTCGCCCAGGCCTGCCGCGACGCCGAGCGGGTCGAGATGGACTACACGGCAGCCGACGGGCAGCGCTCGCACCGCCACGTCGAGCCGCACCGCCTGGTCCCACTTGGTCGCCGGTGGTACGTCGTGGCCTATGACGACGACCGCTCGGCCTGGCGCAGCTTCCGCGCCGACCGCATCTCGGGCGCCCGCGTGACGGGTGAGCGCTTCGCGCCACGCAGGCTGCCCGCGGACGACGCCGTCGACTTCGTGCGCTCGGGCGTCCGCGGAGAGCAGGCGGGGTACGCCGTGGTCGCCACCGTGCACGCGTCCGCTGCCGAGGTGGTGGCGAAGATCGGGCGGTGGGCGACGGTGACCTCCGACGAGGGGGAGCACTGCCGCATCACGATGCACGCCGATGCGGCGGAGTGGCCGTTGATGGCGCTCGGCTCGCTGCAGGCCGAGTTCCGCATCGAGGCGCCCGAGGAGCTGCGCGACGAGGCGGCGGCGTGGGGTGCCCGCGTCGCCCGCGCGGGGGCTGCCGCGACCTGACGCTGCCGGCACCGCAGACTGGACGGCATGTCGGCCCGCCTCCCGTTGCGCGCGTGCTTCCCGCCACCGCAGGACCTCGGCCGCGCCGGTGACGCAGGGGTCGTGGAGCCGGGCGGCGTGCTCCAGCGTCGATGGGCCGACCGCCTGCTGCTCACGGGTGGGCCGGCGGCGATCCTCATGCAGGTCGCCCACCCGCTCGTCGCTGCCGGGGTGACGCACTCGGACTACCGGGAGCGCCCGGGCCACCGGCTGCTCGCGACGCTCGAGCTGACCCTCGCCGTCACCTTCGGCGACACCTCGCAGGCGCGCGCCGCCGTGGCTCGCGTCGCGCGGCGGCACACGAGCATCAACGGCACCCTCGACGAGCCGGCGGGGCCGCTGCCGCGCGGCACCGCGTACGACGCCACCGACCCCGAGCTGGCGCTCTGGGTCTACGCGACCCTCGTCTGGACAGCCCTGCGGGTGCACGAGGTGCTGGGACACCCGCTGCCGACGGACGAGCTCGAGGACTACTGGCAGCAGTCCAAGCCGTTCGCCCGGCTCTTCGGCGTCGGCGACGACCTGCTGCCCGGCAGCTTCGAGGACTTCACGAGGTACGTGGAGGGCACCGTCGCCGGTCTGGTGGTCACCGACCCTGCGCGCTCCGTGCGCGACGACATGCTGCAGCCACGGCTCTGGCCGCCGGTCCCTGGTGCCGGGCCGGTGGTGCGCGCCGTCACGGCGGCGCTGCTCCCCCCGTCGCTCGCCACTGCGTACGCCGTCGACCTGACGCCCCGTCGCCGGCTCGCGGTGCGGCTGCTGGGCAGCGTCGCGCGAGTGGTCTGGCCGCGGCTACCCCTGCGGCTTCGGGAGTTCCCGCACGCCGCCGTCGCGCGGCACCGGATCTCGCTGCGCTCGGACGAGACCTCTGCGAAGGTGTAGCCATGGACGACAAGCAGATCCTCGCGCAGGTGCACACCCTCGTCGAGCAGGAGCACCGGCTGCGCAGCGCCGTCGCCGCCGGCTCGCTGACCAGCGAGGAGGAGCAGGCGCAGCTGCGGGTCGTCGAGGAGGAGCTCGACCAGTGCTGGGACCTGCTCCGGCAGCGCCGGGCGCGCACGGAGTTCGGCGAGGACCCGGCGTCGACGGCGGCCCGGTCGACCTCGACGGTCGAGGGCTACGTCCAGTAGTCGCCCGCGCAGACCTGTTCATGCTCCGCCCAGCGGAGTATGTTCGCGACATGGGATCGCAGAGGCTGCAGGAGCCGTCGTTCCTCATCCTCACGGCGCTCGCTGCCGGCCCGCAGCACGGCTACGGCGTCCTCAAGGACGTGGAGGACCTGTCCGGCGGGGCGGTCGTGCTTCGCGTCGGGACGCTCTACGGCGCCCTGGACCGTCTCGCCGGCGAAGGTCTCGTCGTGGTGGACCGCGAGGAGGTCGTCGACTCGCGGCTACGCCGCTACTACCGGCTCACCCCCAGCGGCGTGAGGCGCCTCCACGCCGAAGCCTCCCGAGCTCAGACGCAGGCTCGCGCGGCACTGCGCCGGCTGCGCACGGCCGGCGGCACGGCATGAGCCTGGAGAGGGCCTACCGCCTGCTGCTGCTCAGCTTCCCGCCTGCCAGCCTGCGCGACGGCGGCGAGGAGGAGGACCTCAGCGTCCTGCTCGCCGCGGCACGGCCCGGCCAGGGACGTCCTGATCTCGCCGAAGCCGCGGCGCTCGTACGCTGCGGACTGGGCCTCCGCGCCCGACGAGTGCAGCGCGACCACGGGCGCTTGCCGGAGTCGCCCTGGCGTGCCTGCTCGGCATGGTCGCCGTCGCCCTCGCGGGGCAGGCGCTGGTCCTGCGCGGCCAGCTCTGGTCCGGAGCGGCAGGATCATCCATTCCGCTCCTGCCGGTCGAGCTCCCCCACCACCTCCCCGTGCCGGCACCTGTGAGCGGACACCCCAGCGGCCCGGCGATCGCCGCCTACGCATCGGGCGACGAGTGGGAGGACTACGAGGTGCTGGTCTCGGCCTACGGCAGGACGCTTCGGAGATCGAAGCCAGGCCTGCTCTCACCGCACGGTCGCTACCTCGCGTACGTCGAGCCGCCGGACCACGGCGTGCCCTACGTAGGGCCGGTGCTCCTGCACGTGCTCGACCTGGTCACGGGCAAGACCCGCACGATCAGCGCGGCACAGCTCTCGAGTTCCGCCGACGTGCTCGACTGGAGCGGCGACGAGACGCGCCTCGTGGTCTTCGCGGGAGGAGGTCTCCGTGTGGTCGACATGGCCCACGACTCCCTCGGTCCGCTCATCGCGGGCGAGACAGCCGCGCTCTCGCGCTCGTCCGACTTGGCCGTGCAGGTCGGCGCGGAGGTCGACCTCTACCGCGGTGGCGCGCTGGTGCACCGCTTGCCCGTCCCGCCCGGGCTGGCGCTCGCCAGGTCGGGCTGGTCGCCGGGCGGGCGACGGCTCGTTCTCACCCGCCCGCAGTCCGATCGCACCGGCGTCGCCGCCGTGCTGGACGTGCGGTCCGGAGCGGTGACACCGCTGCACGGCGGTGAAGCCGTCGCCTGGCGCAGTCCCTCCAGCCTGGTGACGCGGACGTGGCAAGGGGGCCGGCCGGTGCTCGCTGCCCTCGACACGGACACCGGCCACTCCTCAACGCTCGCTGCCGCACCGGCCGCCGCAGGCTCGATCCAGCTGGCCGGTGAGCTGCTGCCTTCGGCCGTCGTGGACCGACCGGACCGGACGCCTGGACAGAGGGCCGGTGTCGTGGCTCTCCTGGCTTGCGCTCGGCAGCCCCACCGCCCTCGTGCTGCTCCTCGCAGCCCTGCTCCCAGTGCCCACGTCCGCGCGCCGGCGGCGCACACCCCAGCAGCGCCAGGCGACCACGGGGTGGGCTGTGCTGGGTGTGCTGACGCTGATGGTCGTGGTGCCGCTGTACGCCTTTGTCACCGTGGGCACCGGACCGGACGTCCATCTGCTGCACCTCGCGGCCCTCCTCGTGTGCGCCGCCGCAGCGATGGCGACACGCAGCCTCCGGTTGGCCGGGAGTCGCCGGATCTCCTGACCTGACCTCAGACGGCTGCGGTCGCGAAGTAGCTGCCCGCATGGAGGTCCTCGAGCAGGGTCGGCCCGGAGGGCGTCCACCCGAGCCGCTGCTGGGTGAGGACGCTCGAGGCCGCCATGTCGCCGGCGAAGAAGGCGCCGATCCACCCGAAGTGGTCGGCGGCCGCCTCGGGGGCGACGCTCTCGACCGGCAGACCGAGCCCACGGCCGATGGCCTCGGCGATGGTGCGTGCGGTCACGCCCTCCTCGGCGACGGCGTGGACGACGGAGGGGGCCGACGGGTCCTCGAGCGCCAGGCGTACGAGCCGGGCCGCGTCATCGCGGTGCACGGCCGGCCAGCGGTTCGAGCCGTCGCCGACATAGGCCGAGGTTCCCTGCTCCCGGGCGACCGCGACCAGCCGCGCGACGAAGCCGTGGTCGCCGGCACCGTGCACCGTCGGGGCGAAGCGCACGGCCACCGGGCGGATGCCGCGCTCGGCGTACGACAGGGCGAGCGCCTCGGCGCCGCCGCGCGGCGCCTGCGGGCCGGAGAAGGGCGACGCGTCCTCCTCGGTCACGACGCCGCCCGGGCACAGGAGGGCGACGCCTGCCGCGAGCAGGAGCGGGCGCCCCGTGCCCTCCAGCACGTCTCCGAAGGCCTCGACCGCGGCCCGCTCGGTACGCGCCGCGCCGGCCATGTCGGAGAAGTCGTGCTTGAAGCCCAGGTGGACGACCGCGTCGGCCGCGGCGGCGCCTGCACGCAGGCTCTCGACGTCGTCCAGGCTGCCGCGGTGGGCCTCGAGACCCCGGTCCTGGAGCGTCTGCGCCGCCTGCTCCGATCGGGCGAGGCCCAGCACGGAGTGGCCGGCGGCCTGCAGCTCGGCCGAGACGGCAGAGCCGATCCATCCCGACGCACCGGTGACGAAGACGCGCATGCAGACCTCCTGAAGACGTGCGCCCGACGGTGATGTCAGTCGCTGTCATGAGACGCTAGCACCGGATGTCAGCCTCTGTCATCACTAGGATGGCGGCGTGGTCAGATGGGAGCCCGACGCCAAGGGCCGCCTCGTGGGGGCAGCGCTCGAGCTGTTCGCCGACGGCGGCTTCGAGAGCACGACCGTGGCCCAGCTGGCCGACCGTGCCGGCGTGACCGAGCGCACCTTCTTCCGCCACTTCGCCGACAAGCGCGAAGTGCTGTTCGACGGATCCGCGGCCCTGCAGGACGAGGTCCTCGCTGCCATCGCGTCGGCGGCCCCGGACCTGTCCGCCGTGGACGTCGTGGCCGGCGCCTTCCGAGCAACAGCGCCCTTCCTCGAGCGGCGACGCGAGTTCGCGGGCCAGCGCTCAGCGGTCATCGCCGGCAACCCGGGCCTCCTCGAGCGCGAGCTGCTCAAGATGACTGCGCTGGTGGAGGCCTCTGCCGGGGCGCTGCGGGAGCGCGGCGTGCCCGAGCCCGCCGCCACGCTCGCGGCCGAGGCCGGCGTGCTGGCCTTCCGACTCGGCTTCGCCCAGTGGGTCACCGACACCTCACGCCCGCTCGCCGACTGCATCGCCGCGACGCTGGCCGACCTCAAGGTCGTCGCCGCCGGCTGACTCCCGGGCACGCCGGAAGGGCTGCTCCGAGTCCCCACGACGTTCACCTCGCGTTCGCCCCGACGATCCGCCGGCTGGCTAGCGTCGCGGCATCGACTGCGCCTAGGCCGAAAGGGCTGCCATGTCCACGACGGACCGCCGTACCTTCCTCAAGATGCTGGGAGTGCCGGCCCTCTCGGCCGCACTGCCCGTCGACCTGTCGAAGGCCTTGTCCATCAAGGCCCACGACCGCACCCGCAGCATCGAGGACGTCGAGCACGTCGTCTTCCTCATGCAGGAGAACCGGTCCTTCGACCACTACTTCGGCACGCTGCGTGGAGTGCGGGGGTTCGCCGACCCGCGGGTCGTTCGTCTGCCTTCGGGAAGGTCGGCGTGGCACCAGCCGGACGGTGCTGGCGAGCTGCTGCCGTTCCGTCCGCCCGTGCAGGACCTGGGCACGACCTTCCTGCCCGACCCGCCGCACGGCTGGAACGACACCCACGCCGCCTGGAACGGCGGGCGGCACGACGCGTTCGTCCCCAACAAGGGCGTGTCGTCCATGACGTACCACACGCGCGAGGACCTGCCCTGGCAGTACGCGCTCGCTGACGCGTTCACGGTGTGCGACAACTACCGCTGCTCGCTCCTCGGCCCGACCGACCCGAACCGCTACCACATGTGGACCGGCTGGGTCGGCAACGACGGCAGCGGCGGCGGACCCGTCATCACCAACGCCGAGGCGGGCTACGACTGGTCGACCTATCCCGAGAGGCTGCAGCAGGCGGGCGTCTCGTGGAAGGTCTACCAGGACGTCGGCGACGGGCTCGACTCCGCCGGGTTCTGGGGCTGGACCAGCGACCCCTTCATCGGCAACTACGGCGACAACTCGCTGCTCTACTTCCACCAGTACCAGGACGCCGCACCCGGCTCGCCGTTGGCCGACCGGGCGAAGACGGGGACCGAGGTCAAGGCGCAGGGACGCGACCCCGAGCGCCTGCTCGACCAGTTCCGAGCTGACGTACGCGCCGGGCGCCTCCCGCAGGTCTCCTGGCTCGTGCCGCCGGAGGCCTACTCGGAGCACCCGAACTGGGCGCCCGACTTCGGCGCGTGGTACGTCTCGCAGGTCATCGACATCCTGGCCTCGAACCCCGAGGTGTGGAGCAAGATGGCGCTCTTCATCACCTACGACGAAGAGGGCGGCTTCTTCGACCACATGGTGCCACCCACTCCGCCGACGTCGGCTGCTGATGGGCTGTCCACCGTGGCGACCACGAACGAGGTCTTCGGTGGTAGCACCGACCACCCGGCTGGTCCCTACGGCCTCGGCATGCGCGTCCCGATGATCGTCGTGTCGCCGTGGACGCGTGGCGGCTGGGTGAACTCGGAACTCTTCGACCACACGTCGCTGATCCAGTTCCTCGAGAGGCGGTTCGGCCGCGGCGGTACGCTGCGCGAGAGCAACATCACGCCGTGGCGGCGGGCGGTCACCGGCGATCTGACCAGCGCCTTCGACTTCCGCTCGCCCAACCGGTCGTCTGTGCCGGAGTTGCCGGGCACCGCCTCGTTCAAGCCTCGGGACCTCACGCGGCAGCCGGACGAGGTGCTCGTGGCGCCCGCCGCTGCGGACGTGCCGGCTCAGGAGCGAGGCGTTCGACCGGCCCGTGCTCTGCCCTACGAGCTGCACGCCGACGGCTCGGTCCTGGCCAGCAGGCTGCACCTGGCGTTCGCCAACACCGGGGAGGCGGCGGCCGTCCTCCAGCTGCGGAGCGCCGACCCCGGCGCGGCCCCCCGCACCTACACCGTCGGTGCAGGTCATGAGCTGGCTGACACCATCGCCGTGGCGGGGCCGGTCTACGACTACGAGATCCACGGTCCCAACGGGTTCTTCCGCGGCCTGCGCGGAGGCACGAGCGCCGGGTGCGTCGACGTCGGCGTGACCACGACGTACCACCACCAGAGGATCCAGCTCGCGCTGACCAACAACGGGGACGCCAAGGTCGACGTGACGGTGCACGAGCGCTACAGCGGCGAGACGACGACCCTGTCGGTGCAGCCGCGGGTGACCCGCTCGCGTTCCTGGTCGCTGCACGACAGCGGGGGATGGTACGAGTTGACCGTCATCGCTGCTCAGGACGACGGCTTCGTGCGCGTCTACGCCGGGCACCTGGAGAACGGGCGTGACAGCATCACCGACCCGCTCATGGGCGGGCTGCTCGACTCCGCGGCACCCGTCCGGGCCTGAGGCGGCGGGAGGGCAGCTCAGGGCTACGGTGACGCACGTGACCGATGCCTTCCAGCTTCCCGAGCTGCCCTTCGCGACCACCGCGTCGCACCCGGAGGTGTGGAGCCGCGATGCGGGCACACAGTCGCTGACCGGGCAGGCGCTGCCGCACTCGGACTTCTACGTCAACCCGGGCGGCGACGACGCCGGCGACGCCGCGTCGATGGGCAACGCGGCCACTCTGCTCGGCACGCCGCCGGAGGGTGACTTCCAGCTCAGCGCGCGCGTCACCGTCGATTTCCGCTCGCAGTACGACGCGGGCGTCCTCATGGTGTGGGGCCACGAGACCGAGTGGGCGAAGCTCTGCTTCGAGTTCTCGCCCGCCGGTGACCCGATGGTCGTCAGCGTCGTCACCCAGGGCGTCTCCGACGACGCGAACGCCTTCGTCGTGCCCGGGCGCACGGTCGGGCTGCGCATCTCCCGCACCGGCCGCGTCTACGCGTTCCACGCCGCGACCGACGGCTCCACCTGGCAGCTCGTCCGCGTCTTCCGCCTCGGCGACGGCTCGCCGGGCCACCGGGTCGGCTTCGAGGTGCAGTCGCCCACCGGCGAGGGCTGCGCCGTGCGCTTCGAGCAGGTCTCGTTCCGGCAGGAGCGGCTCGCCGACCTCAGGGACGGGAGCTGACCGCTGGACCGCACCCCTGCGTACCCGGCTCCTCGACGTCCGCGAGCGCGGCGAGCGCGACCGCCCTCGACCGCTCGGCGGGGGTGAACGGCTCACCCGGCCGCTGCAGCAGCAGGGGCCCCGCCCCTGCGGAGCGGACCAGCATGGTGTCGACGAGGACGCCGTCGGCGTCGTCGCTCGCCGGCTCGTCCAGCGGGGTCGCCACGTGCGCGCGGAGCAGCTCGGCGAGCACGGCCGGGAGCGAGCCGGGGTCGCGGGCCAGCCGGCCGGCCAGCCGGAGCACGCGCGTCGGCTCGTCGACGTAGTCGTGCAGGTCGCCCGGCCACACCGACGCACCGCGCCCACCCGCGAGCTCGGCGGCGCGCAGCAGCAGGGCAGGGTCGGCGCCGACGGGCAGAGCGAGCAGCAGCTCGTCGACGGCGCCGCCCGCGGGCAGCGGGTGGACCGCCACCGTGAGGATGTTCGCCCGCGCCCGGGAGAGCGTCATGGCGAGCGCCGCCAGCCGGCCGCGCGAGTCGTCGACCTCCACCCGCAGGCGCCAGAGCGAGGGCTGGAGGTCGAGCGACGGTGCTGCTGTCTTCACCGCACCAGTAGGCACCGTCACCATTGCGCGGATATGTCGTAGGAGTCTCGAAGCGGTGACGGTTGCTCGGACGCAAGGTGCCCTCGGGTCCCTTCACAGCACCGGAGTTCCGCGCTACGTTCCGGCCAGCCGTCGCACGGACGGCGCACTTCCGGTCCAGGGAAGGAACAACCGGATGCGAAGGACCACATCGCTCCTCACCGTCATCGGGGCAGCGGCCCTCGGCCTCTCGGGCGTCGTCGCCGCCCCGGCCCAGGCAGCCGACTCCGACGTCACCGTCATCGCCTCGGGCCTCAACGGCCCTCGAGAGCTGCAGTTCGTCAGCGGGCGCAAGCTCGTCGTCGCCGAGTCGGACAACGGCCAGATCACCGCGGTCGACAGCCGCTCCGGCAAGAAGAAGGTCCTCGCCACAGGGCTGGTGGCGCCGCAGGGCGTCGACAGCCGCGGCAGCGCCCTCTACGTCGCCGAGGGCGAGGCCTCCGGTCCCGGCGGCGAGCCGGTGCCCGGCGGCGGCGGCACCGACCTGGTCATGGTCAAGGGCGGGCACGACCGCCAGGTCAAGGACCTGATGGCCTACGAGCTCGCCAACAACCCCGACGGGCAGGTGCAGTTCGTCGACGGCCAGCCGGTCGACGCGCTGTCGAACCCCTACTACGTGCTCGCCGACACCTCGAAGGTCCTCGTGGCCGACGCCGGCGCCAACGACGTGCTCAAGATCGACCGGCGCACCGGCCGCACCTCTGTGTGGTTCTTGCCGCCTGTCGTGACGACGGGCGCCTGCGCCGGTGCCGAGAACAACCCGGGCACCACCGGCTGCGACCCGGTGCCCACCGGCATCGCGAAGGCGGGCGACGGCACCTACTGGGTGTCGACGCTGGGTGCCGAGGCGCCCGGAGCAGGGCGGATCTACCACGTCGACGCGGCCGGGCACATCATCGGGATGATCGACGGGCTCACGGCACCGACCGGTGTCGCGGTGGACGGCGCCGGCTCGGTCTACGTGTCCGACCTGCTGTTCGGCGCACCGGAGGGCGACGGCCCGCCGCCGCCCGACTTCGACCCCTCGAAGGTCGGCCGGATCCTCAAGTTCGCCGCCGACGGCACGCCCATGGGCGTCGCCCAGGTGACCATGCCCTCGGGCCTGGTGTGGCACGACGGCGCGCTGTACGCGTCGGCCTGGTCGGTGGGGATCTTCCTCGGCATCCCCGACGCGGGCCAGGTGGTGAAGGTCGGTCAGGGGGCGTTCGAGCAGATGACCTGAGCGAACAGCTCAGCACCGGAGGGGGTGGCCACTGGCTCGGCCGCGGACGACGCGGCCGGGCCAGTGCTGCTGCCCGGTGGCCCCTTCGAGCCGGGAAGCCGTCAGGAGCCGTCGGCCCGGAGCACGTCCAGCGCGTGGGCGAGGTCCGGCGGCGGCGGCGACTCGAAGTGCACCCGCTCCCCGGTCGCGGGGTGGTCGAACGAGAGCCGGGCGGCGTGCAGCCACTGGCGGGTCAGCCCCAGCCGCGCGGCCAGCGTCGGGTCGGCGCCGTAGGTCAGGTCACCGACGCACGGGTGCTTCAGGGCGCTCATGTGGACCCGGATCTGGTGCGTCCGGCCGGTCTCGAGCTCGATGTCGAGCAGCGTCGCGGCGCGGAACGCCTCGATCGTCGAGTAGTGCGTGACGCTCTCGCGCCCCCCGGCGACCACGGCCCAGCGCCAGTCGTCCCGGGGGTGCCGGCCGATGGGCGCGTCGACCGTGCCGGTCGAGGGGTCGGGGTGGCCCTGCACGACCGCGGCGTAGCGCTTCTCGACCGTGCGGTGGCGGAACGCGTCCTTGAGCACGGTGTAGGCGTGCTCCGACTTGGCGACCACCATCAGCCCGGTGGTGCCGACGTCGAGCCGGTGGACGACGCCCTGCCGCTCGGCGGCACCGCTGGTCGAGATGCGGAAGCCGGCACCCGCGAGCCCGCCGATGACCGTGGGCCCGCTCCACCCCGGTGACGGGT harbors:
- a CDS encoding molybdopterin-dependent oxidoreductase, whose product is MPHRTPVARPLRAAWVGVVAGCAGLAAAEVVAAFVGDNASPLVAVGATVVDATPPWLKDWAVRNLGSSDKSVLLGVVAMVVLLLAAVAGVQEVRRPRGGVPLVVVLCAAACLAAVNRPGAGPWVLLPAVAALAVGGWTLVTLARRARELPSRDAARADEAAGNDRRAFLRHTGAGLAGALVVGGLGRAFGSQRVDVAASRAAVRLPTPLSPAPAAPVAAAAPGATPFVTPLSDFYRVDTALVVPRVRAEDWTLRITGEVARPLTLTFDQLLARPMVERWVTLTCVSNEVGGDLAGTARWLGAPLADLLREAGPLDGADMVLSRSKDGMTIGTPLAALLDGRDALLAVGMDGAPLPLERGFPVRMVVPGLYGYVSATKWVVELEVTRFSDATAYWSSRGWSEQAPVKTASRIDVPRSRASAGRVQVGGVAWAQHRGVSKVEVRVDGGDWAQAELLPVPSADTWRQWRWEWDATEGEHELEVRATDGTGAVQTARRAAPAPDGATGYDSRTVRVSGART
- a CDS encoding GNAT family N-acetyltransferase produces the protein MQAAGVRIEQVHGDDGFALAWGIRFEVFVEEQQVPVELERDDLDAVATHWVAFLGDEPMGTVRLVAEDGGVAHLGRLAVRKPARGTGLGRQLVAVVEDQGRRLGLERCVLGAQVQAMPFYERLGYAAFGDEFDDAGIPHRWMAKPLR
- a CDS encoding DinB family protein; this encodes MSTTTTQQVSVAAAALPQERADLLELLRTARGFLRYTVRGLDETQVRLRPTASELCPGGVVKHVTAVERQWVAFLEGGAGALTTAGEDEWARGFALTEDDTMEALLADYDAVAAHTDDLVATLPDLDASHPLPEAPWFAPGARWSARRALLHIAAETAQHAGHADILRETIDGQKTMG
- a CDS encoding helix-turn-helix transcriptional regulator, with translation MGATGTRMLQLMSLLQSSRYWAGAELASRLEVSPRTLRRDVERLRELGYPVEARRGVDGGYQLAPGASLPPLVLDDEEAVALALGLQAAAQSAVEGMAESSVRALAKVVGVMPRRLRRRVEALTAATETSSWQGVGPAVDPATLTTLAQACRDAERVEMDYTAADGQRSHRHVEPHRLVPLGRRWYVVAYDDDRSAWRSFRADRISGARVTGERFAPRRLPADDAVDFVRSGVRGEQAGYAVVATVHASAAEVVAKIGRWATVTSDEGEHCRITMHADAAEWPLMALGSLQAEFRIEAPEELRDEAAAWGARVARAGAAAT
- a CDS encoding oxygenase MpaB family protein, whose protein sequence is MSARLPLRACFPPPQDLGRAGDAGVVEPGGVLQRRWADRLLLTGGPAAILMQVAHPLVAAGVTHSDYRERPGHRLLATLELTLAVTFGDTSQARAAVARVARRHTSINGTLDEPAGPLPRGTAYDATDPELALWVYATLVWTALRVHEVLGHPLPTDELEDYWQQSKPFARLFGVGDDLLPGSFEDFTRYVEGTVAGLVVTDPARSVRDDMLQPRLWPPVPGAGPVVRAVTAALLPPSLATAYAVDLTPRRRLAVRLLGSVARVVWPRLPLRLREFPHAAVARHRISLRSDETSAKV
- a CDS encoding DUF2630 family protein, whose translation is MDDKQILAQVHTLVEQEHRLRSAVAAGSLTSEEEQAQLRVVEEELDQCWDLLRQRRARTEFGEDPASTAARSTSTVEGYVQ
- a CDS encoding PadR family transcriptional regulator, with protein sequence MQEPSFLILTALAAGPQHGYGVLKDVEDLSGGAVVLRVGTLYGALDRLAGEGLVVVDREEVVDSRLRRYYRLTPSGVRRLHAEASRAQTQARAALRRLRTAGGTA
- a CDS encoding SDR family oxidoreductase, coding for MRVFVTGASGWIGSAVSAELQAAGHSVLGLARSEQAAQTLQDRGLEAHRGSLDDVESLRAGAAAADAVVHLGFKHDFSDMAGAARTERAAVEAFGDVLEGTGRPLLLAAGVALLCPGGVVTEEDASPFSGPQAPRGGAEALALSYAERGIRPVAVRFAPTVHGAGDHGFVARLVAVAREQGTSAYVGDGSNRWPAVHRDDAARLVRLALEDPSAPSVVHAVAEEGVTARTIAEAIGRGLGLPVESVAPEAAADHFGWIGAFFAGDMAASSVLTQQRLGWTPSGPTLLEDLHAGSYFATAAV
- a CDS encoding TetR/AcrR family transcriptional regulator; the protein is MVRWEPDAKGRLVGAALELFADGGFESTTVAQLADRAGVTERTFFRHFADKREVLFDGSAALQDEVLAAIASAAPDLSAVDVVAGAFRATAPFLERRREFAGQRSAVIAGNPGLLERELLKMTALVEASAGALRERGVPEPAATLAAEAGVLAFRLGFAQWVTDTSRPLADCIAATLADLKVVAAG